Below is a window of Betaproteobacteria bacterium DNA.
GTCGTGCGGTCGAAGACGACGAGATCGCCGTCGCTGTGGCCGCCCAGGGCGAGGAACTCCAGAACATGACCGCCGATGTTCTCGACGCCGGCGGCCTGGATGTGCCGGGGCGCGAGCGGCTCGGTGCCCGCTTCCCAGTCACCGCACATGCGGTACATGTTGTCGGCGAACGCGCCGCCCATGCTCTCGATGCCGCGGATGGTGGCAGGCAAGGCCGAGATACCCACGTCCGCGAAGGCCTGGTTGCCGAGAAAGTGATCGGGATGGAAATGCGTGTTCAGCACTTTCACGACCGGCTGGTTCGTGACCTTGCGGATCGCCGCGCGCAGCTGCTCGCCGTAGCGCCTCGACGGGCCGGTGTCGATCACCACGACTCCGGCGGACGTCACAATGAATGCCGCATTCGCCACGTTGCCGCCGTTCGCCGTGGAGAAGTCCTCGGTGCGCCCGGTCAGGACATAGGTGCCATCGGCGATCTTCTGCGGCGCCAGCCCGTAGTCGAAGGCGGCAGCGAACACGGCGGAGGCGGCGCCCAGCGCCGCAAGAAGAGCGAC
It encodes the following:
- a CDS encoding MBL fold metallo-hydrolase; this translates as MRALVALLAALGAASAVFAAAFDYGLAPQKIADGTYVLTGRTEDFSTANGGNVANAAFIVTSAGVVVIDTGPSRRYGEQLRAAIRKVTNQPVVKVLNTHFHPDHFLGNQAFADVGISALPATIRGIESMGGAFADNMYRMCGDWEAGTEPLAPRHIQAAGVENIGGHVLEFLALGGHSDGDLVVFDRTT